A single genomic interval of Terriglobales bacterium harbors:
- a CDS encoding carboxymuconolactone decarboxylase family protein has product MLPSQFEQLKKDYPEVWKAFTELGDRCHHAGPLDDKTRRLIKLALAIGAGLEGAAHSAVRNALATGIKPEELRHVALLSITTMGFPAGMRALTWIADQAEPKG; this is encoded by the coding sequence ATGCTGCCCTCGCAGTTTGAGCAGTTGAAGAAGGACTACCCCGAGGTCTGGAAGGCGTTCACCGAGTTGGGCGACCGCTGCCACCACGCCGGTCCCCTGGACGACAAGACGCGCCGCCTCATCAAGCTGGCGCTGGCCATCGGGGCCGGACTTGAAGGTGCCGCGCACTCGGCGGTGCGCAACGCGCTGGCCACCGGCATCAAGCCCGAGGAACTCCGTCACGTGGCTCTGCTGTCCATCACCACCATGGGGTTTCCCGCCGGCATGCGTGCGCTCACCTGGATCGCCGACCAGGCCGAACCCAAGGGCTAA